One genomic segment of Gymnogyps californianus isolate 813 chromosome 8, ASM1813914v2, whole genome shotgun sequence includes these proteins:
- the BCL10 gene encoding B-cell lymphoma/leukemia 10 isoform X2 — protein MRPYLCDKIIAERHFDYLRSKKILTREDTEEISSRSSSRKKTGKLLDYLAENPKGLDALIESIRRERTQNFLLQKITDVVLKVKNEKIEALKGLSCSTCMTSLYGGTNNLSRSYSDESNFFDKTKDKESTQIHHPEEDYSTAAFVSAVSLHSMNLPIAEMGNAECAVFSATLPGPGDPGAPPLPPELQSEQQEPCTSSSDNCFLPLRSRSLQLQ, from the exons ATGCGTCCTTACCTGTGTGATAAAATCATAGCTGAGAGACACTTTGATTACCTACGTTCAAAGAAAATACTCACTAGAGAGGacacagaagaaatttcttctcGATCTTCCAGTAGGAAAAAAACTGGGAAGTTATTGGACTACTTAGCAGAAAACCCAAAGGGACTAGACGCTTTGATTGAATCTATCAGACgagaaagaacacaaaatttCCTGTTACAAAAGATAACTGACGTAGTgttgaaagtgaaaaatgaaaaaattgaaGCTCTCAAAG GTCTAAGCTGCAGCACCTGTATGACCTCACTGTATGGAGGAACAAATAATCTTTCTAGATCATATTCTGATGAATCTAATTTTTTTgataaaacaaaagacaaagaatCTACCCAGATACATCATCCAGAAGAAGATTATAGCACCGCCGCATTTGTGTCTGCTGTCTCTCTTCACTCAATGAATTTGCCAATTGCAGAGATGGGAAATGCAGAGTGTGCTGTTTTCTCAGCCACCCTTCCAGGGCCTGGAGACCCTGGTGCACCTCCGCTCCCCCCAGAGCTCCAGTCAGAGCAGCAAGAACCGTGTACTAGTTCAAGTGACAATTGCTTTTTGCCTTTAAGATCACGTTCTCTTCAACTACAGTGA